Part of the Synechococcus sp. MU1617 genome, TTGATTTATCAAGACATCGAGCGAAACGGCTATCGGCCGTCCGATTCGATTGAGAACAATGTGGAAGTGGCCTTGGCTGCGAATGGCGATCTCCTGCTTATCGATGGACGCCATCGTTTGATTTTGGCGCAGCTGCTGGGCTTGAAAAAGATTCCTGTAGTCGTGAACTTGGTGGCTGAAAGCGTCGCCAAATCCCTGCTCGATTGTTCGGATCATTCAACCGCTCGTCCCTGCAAAAAAAGCAAAAGAACTATTGCAGCGGAATGGATGTCTCGTCATCGCCTTCCTTTGGCCGTGGCGAAATTTCTGGGCCTCAAAAACAACGCTGGCCTCCTCGATCGTCTCCTTGAAGTGGGGGCAACGTTGTCAGGAGCTGATGCTGAAAGCTTGAAGCAGCAATTGCTTCATCAAACGGTTGATCAACGTTTCAATGCCTTGATCACCGTTGCAGGTGGTCGAAATGGAAAAGGGATACTGGTGAATGCACACCAGCGCAATCATTTTTCGCCTTAACGGCGAGTGATCAACGGGTTGTTCTTGCTGTTCAGCTCTGTTCGCCTTCATCCTTCATCAGGCGCAGCGCCGCATTCATCACGGCAGCTTTCACCTCCCGGCGCTCGAGTCCCTGGCGTTCGAAGTGACGGACGATGCGCGATAAATCCCACCAGACGGCCACTTCCACTTCATCCATCTCGTTGGCGATGTGGAGAGTCATGGCTGTGCTGGGTCCTATTTCAGCTGTAGCCCCTTGTCAGCTGCGCCTGAGGCTCCTGCGGAATGACTGCTGAATTCAGTTGCGATTCCGCCTGAATGGTCGTTCGTGGCTACGAAGCAAGTGGTTGCCTCCTTCACCATGCAGCACTACTTGATCGTTTGGACCTTCCCGACCGTTGAGGGGGCCTGGGAGTCGTGCCCTGGCTTTGCTGACTACATCAATGCGGGAGCACCTGGTGATGCGTTCGACGGCTTTGCTCTCAAATACCGCGTCTGTGAACCGATCAGCGGTAGTGGTGTTGCCATTGCCGTTGCCAGTGACATCGGCAAGGTGTGGGCGCATCTCGGCCCTTGGATCAAAGACTTCGGTATTCAGTTCGACGTCACCGCCGTGGTTTCGGACGCCGAATTTGCTGCGATGTGGCCGATGGTGGAAGCTGCAGCATCCGTCAACTGAGACGGCTAATCCCTAGAACCCTTACCCGGCTTTGACGCTTGCCTTGCTTGAGCCTCTGCTGTTTCTTGCTGCGGCTGGTTCGGCTTCAGCGGGATTGTTGATCCTGCAGTTGGGTCTGCAACGGGTGTTTGCTGTTGCACCGCGCTTGAAGCCGGCTCAGTCGGACGCTGCTCCGGACACCTCGCTGACCGTGGTGATCCCCGCCTTCAACGAGGCCCATAACATCGAAGCTTGTGTTGGCTGCGTGCTGGCCAGTGAGCCTCCCTGCCGGGATTGGTCGGTGCTGGTGGTGGATGACGATTCCACCGATTCAACGGTCGAGAACGCCATTCGCGCTGGCTCTGGAGCGTCTCACTTCCGCCTGATTCAGGCCGGTCCCAGGCCCGTCAACGAACGCTGGGTGGGCAAGAACTGGGCCTGCAGCAAGGCCGTTGAACAGGTCTCCAGCGATTGGCTGTTGTTCATCGATGCCGATGTTCGGCTCAAGCCCGATGCGCTGCAACGGGCCCTTGCCCAGGCCCTTGATGAGGATGCTGATCTGCTGAGCCTGGCGCCGCGGTTGAGCTGCGGATGCTTGGCGGAATGGATGGTGCAGCCGATCATGGCCAGCCTGCTGGGCCTCGGTTTTCCCATCCTTGAAACCAACGACCCGGCATCGCCGGTGGCGTTTGCAGCAGGACCTTTCATGTTGTTCAAGGCGTCCACCTACATGCAGATCGGTGGCCACCGGGCCCTGGCTGGCGAGGTGGTGGAAGATCTGGCCCTCGCTCGCGCCATCAAGGGCGGCGGCCATCGGCTTCGTTATCTGCTGGGGCTTGATGCGGTCGATCTGCGGATGTACAGCGACCTGGCGGCTCTCTGGGAGGGCTGGACCAAGAACTGGTTTCTGGGCTTGGACCGGGATCCCGTCAAAGCCCTCGGAGCCGCCTTGGTTGTGTTGTTGATGTTCACAGTGCCCTGGCTGTTGTTGCCGGCATCGCTCGTGCTGCTCTGGCTCCAGCCCCTGCTGGCGAATCTTTGGTGTTGGTTGATGGCCCTGGCGAGCTTGGCCATCCTTCAACAGCTGCTGCTGCGGCTGTGGACGCGCAGCAACTTTGATGTGCCCCTCAGCTATTGGTGGCTGATGGGAGCTGGTGGGTTGCTAGTGGGTGCGATTGGCCCTGTCTCGATTTGGCGCACCCGTACAGGACGCGGCTGGACCTGGAAAGGCCGGTCCCTGAATTAAGAGTGGTGCCCTTTTTTGCGGGCATCTTCAGCCCGCCGCCGTATCGCGGCATGCCGGAATGCTTTTTCCAGCTTCGTCAATTTGGGCTGCTTGTATTGCAGGGCAGCCTCGCCGCGTGCTTTGGCTGCGTTGATGAAATCGTCCGTCTTGGTCCCGCTGAGTCCACTCATCCCAATGCCTCAACTAGCTCAAGCCTGGTTCCGTTGAGGCTCAATTGGGCTCGAAGTAAAGACCTTCTATGGAATTCACCATTGAGCGGAATTGGTGTTCAGCCTCGATCAAACGGTTGAGCCACTCCCTCTGAAGCCTCTTGCCTGGGCCGCTTGTGTGCGAAGGTAAGAAGTCTTGATCAATTTCTTTTTTTGACGATCTTCATTGGAAATCTCTCCTGGGACGCTGAGCGGGAGGATCTCACGCATCTGTTCAGTCAGTACGGCGAGGTGAGCAAATGCTCCTTGCCCCTCGACCGGGAGACGGGCCGCAAGCGTGGTTTCGCTTTTGTGGATCTCAGCAACGAAGCCGATGAGCAGTCGGCGATCGACGACCTGCAGAACGTTGAGTGGATGGGCCGTGCCATCTCCGTTCGCAAGGCCGAACCCCGCCGCTGAGCTTCAAAACAAGCCCAAGGGTGATGGGCCAGTGATCGTTCACCGGCAGCAGAACCCCTGATTCACCTCACTGTCCAAAACCGCGGTCGGTTGTGGATGGTGGGGTTGTCTCGTGCTTTGCGTTGGCCTGTTGCTGTTGTGAGGCCTGGTTGAACCGACTGTCGAGCCAACGCGAAATCACATAGATCCCAATGAACATCGGGATATAAATCTGATAGGCACTTTGCTGTTCAATCTCGAGCTGATTGACGACGGTGACGGCTGCCGTGCTGAGCACGAGGTA contains:
- a CDS encoding DUF3303 domain-containing protein, translating into MQHYLIVWTFPTVEGAWESCPGFADYINAGAPGDAFDGFALKYRVCEPISGSGVAIAVASDIGKVWAHLGPWIKDFGIQFDVTAVVSDAEFAAMWPMVEAAASVN
- a CDS encoding glycosyltransferase family 2 protein, yielding MTLALLEPLLFLAAAGSASAGLLILQLGLQRVFAVAPRLKPAQSDAAPDTSLTVVIPAFNEAHNIEACVGCVLASEPPCRDWSVLVVDDDSTDSTVENAIRAGSGASHFRLIQAGPRPVNERWVGKNWACSKAVEQVSSDWLLFIDADVRLKPDALQRALAQALDEDADLLSLAPRLSCGCLAEWMVQPIMASLLGLGFPILETNDPASPVAFAAGPFMLFKASTYMQIGGHRALAGEVVEDLALARAIKGGGHRLRYLLGLDAVDLRMYSDLAALWEGWTKNWFLGLDRDPVKALGAALVVLLMFTVPWLLLPASLVLLWLQPLLANLWCWLMALASLAILQQLLLRLWTRSNFDVPLSYWWLMGAGGLLVGAIGPVSIWRTRTGRGWTWKGRSLN
- a CDS encoding RNA-binding protein, whose protein sequence is MTIFIGNLSWDAEREDLTHLFSQYGEVSKCSLPLDRETGRKRGFAFVDLSNEADEQSAIDDLQNVEWMGRAISVRKAEPRR